One Amphiprion ocellaris isolate individual 3 ecotype Okinawa chromosome 5, ASM2253959v1, whole genome shotgun sequence genomic region harbors:
- the elmo2 gene encoding engulfment and cell motility protein 2 isoform X1, giving the protein MPPPADIVKVAIEWPGANAQLIEMDQKRPLSSIIREVCDGWSLSGSEQFALRYADGPQLYITEQSRGDIKNGTILRLAISPGRAARQLLERIQSHGIDARLEALKELAKLSADPTFATEFINMEGIGTLARLVESGTHFGEMLAFTLTAFLELMDHGIVSWDLISLSFIKQIAGYVNQPMVDVSILQRSLAILESMVLNSHSLYHRVAQEITVGQLIGHLQVSNQEIQTYAIALINALFLKAPEDRRQEEYTNPLEQHLTEMASTLAQKHLRSIILNHVIRGNRPIKAEMAHQLYVLQVLTFNLLEERMMTKMDPNDQAQRDIIFELRRIAFDGENDPTGTEKRKAMYTKDYKMLGFTNHVNPAMDFTQTPPGMLALDNMLYLAKVHQDTYIRIVLENSSREDKHECPFGRCAIELTRMLCEILQVGELPNEGCNDYHPMFFTHDRAWEEFFCVCIQLLNKTWKEMRATAEDFNKVMQVVREQITRALAMKPSSIDQLKNKLRGLNYSEILRLRQSERMSQDDFQSPPIIELRERIQPEILELIKQQRLNRLCEGSCFRKLGNRRRQEKFWFCRLSLNHKVLHYGDLDESPQGEVPFELLSDKIPVSDIKSVVTGKDCPHMKEKSALKQNKEVLELAFSVLYDPDETLNFVAPNKYEYCIWTDGLCALLGREMGSDLTRSDLDTLISMEMKLRLLDLENITIPEAPPPVPKEPSSYNFTYNYS; this is encoded by the exons ATGCCGCCCCCAGCTGACATTGTAAAGGTGGCTATTGAATGGCCCGGTGCCAATGCTCAGCTCATAGAGATGGACCAG AAAAGGCCTTTGTCCTCAATAATTCGGGAAGTATGTGATGG CTGGTCTTTGTCAGGCTCAGAGCAGTTTGCTCTGCGGTATGCTGATGGTCCTCAGCTTTATATCACTGAGCAG AGCCGTGGTGACATCAAGAATGGGACCATTCTTCGATTAGCAATTTCTCCT gGTCGTGCTGCTCGTCAGCTGCTGGAGAGGATCCAGTCTCATGGCATCGATGCTCGCCTCGAGGCTCTCAAAGAGCTCGCCAAGCTGTCTGCAGATCCAACCTTTGCCACAGAGTTTATCAACATGGAGGGAATTGGGACACTGGCTCGTCTAGTCGAGAGCGGCACCCA CTTTGGTGAAATGCTAGCCTTTACTCTCACTGCCTTCCTGGAGCTGATGGATCACGGCATTGTGTCTTGGGACCTTATCTCCCTCTCCTTCATCAAACAG ATCGCAGGCTACGTGAACCAGCCGATGGTGGACGTGTCCATCCTGCAGCGCTCCTTGGCCATCCTGGAGAGCATGGTCCTGAACAGCCACAGCCTCTACCATCGAGTGGCCCAGGAGATCACCGTGGGACAGCTCATCGGGCACCTGCAAgt GTCAAACCAGGAGATTCAGACCTACGCCATCGCCCTCATCAACGCTCTTTTCCTGAAGGCACCAGAGGACAGACGGCAG GAGGAGTATACTAACCCGCTGGAGCAGCACCTCACT GAAATGGCAAGCACTTTGGCTCAGAAACACCTGCGGTCCATCATCCTCAAT CACGTTATAAGAGGAAATCGACCAATCAAAGCAGAAATGGCACATCAGCTGTATGTTCTGCAGGTGCTGACCTTTAACCTTCTGGAAGAACGAATGATGACCAAAATGGATCCGAATGATCAG GCTCAGAGAGACATCATTTTTGAGCTACGTAGAATTGCCTTTGATGGAGAAAATGACCCCACTGGTACAGAGAAGAGAAAGGCCATGTACACCAAGGACTACAAGATGCTGGGCTTCACT aacCATGTGAACCCAGCCATGGACTTCACCCAGACTCCTCCAGGGATGCTGGCTCTGGACAACATGCTGTATCTGGCCAAGGTTCACCAGGACACGTACATCAGG ATTGTcctggaaaacagcagcagagaggataAGCATGAGTGTCCCTTTGGCCGCTGCGCCATTGAACTTACTCGAATGCTGTGTGAGATACTCCAGGTTGGAGAACTGC CTAATGAAGGCTGCAATGATTATCACCCCATGTTCTTCACTCATGACCGGGCATGGGAGGAGTTCTTCTGTGTCTGCATTCAGCTGCTCAATAAAACCTGGAAAGAGATGAGAGCCACAGCTGAAGACTTCAACAAG GTGATGCAGGTGGTTCGTGAGCAAATCACCAGAGCTCTGGCGATGAAGCCATCATCCATCGACCAGCTGAAGAATAAACTTCGAGGCCTCAACTATTCAGAGATTCTGCGTCTGCGACAGTCAGAACGAATGAGCCAGGATGACTTCCAGTCTCCACCAATCAT tgaGCTGCGGGAGAGAATTCAGCCTGAGATCTTGGAGCTCATCAAGCAACAGCGACTCAACCGTCTGTGTGAGGGAAGCTGCTTCCGTAAACTGGGGAACCGCCGAAGGCAAG AGAAGTTTTGGTTCTGCAGACTCTCTCTGAATCACAAAGTGCTGCACTACGGGGACTTGGATGAGTCACCTCAGGGTGAAGTGCCTTTTGAGCTACTCAGTGACAAGA TCCCCGTCTCAGATATCAAGTCTGTGGTGACAGGGAAAGACTGCCCTCATATGAAGGAGAAAAGTGctctaaaacaaaacaag GAGGTGCTGGAGTTGGCCTTCTCTGTCCTCTATGATCCCGATGAAACGCTCAATTTTGTTGCACCCAATAAATATGAG TATTGCATCTGGACTGATGGGCTGTGTGCGCTGCTGGGCAGGGAGATGGGCAGTGACCTGACACGCAGCGACCTAGATACTCTCATCAGCATGGAGATGAAGCTCCGCCTCCTCGACCTTGAAAACATCACGATTCCTGAAGCTCCACCTCCTGTGCCGAAGGAGCCTAGCTCGTATAACTTCACCTACAACTACAgctga
- the elmo2 gene encoding engulfment and cell motility protein 2 isoform X2, which produces MPPPADIVKVAIEWPGANAQLIEMDQKRPLSSIIREVCDGWSLSGSEQFALRYADGPQLYITEQSRGDIKNGTILRLAISPGRAARQLLERIQSHGIDARLEALKELAKLSADPTFATEFINMEGIGTLARLVESGTHFGEMLAFTLTAFLELMDHGIVSWDLISLSFIKQIAGYVNQPMVDVSILQRSLAILESMVLNSHSLYHRVAQEITVGQLIGHLSNQEIQTYAIALINALFLKAPEDRRQEEYTNPLEQHLTEMASTLAQKHLRSIILNHVIRGNRPIKAEMAHQLYVLQVLTFNLLEERMMTKMDPNDQAQRDIIFELRRIAFDGENDPTGTEKRKAMYTKDYKMLGFTNHVNPAMDFTQTPPGMLALDNMLYLAKVHQDTYIRIVLENSSREDKHECPFGRCAIELTRMLCEILQVGELPNEGCNDYHPMFFTHDRAWEEFFCVCIQLLNKTWKEMRATAEDFNKVMQVVREQITRALAMKPSSIDQLKNKLRGLNYSEILRLRQSERMSQDDFQSPPIIELRERIQPEILELIKQQRLNRLCEGSCFRKLGNRRRQEKFWFCRLSLNHKVLHYGDLDESPQGEVPFELLSDKIPVSDIKSVVTGKDCPHMKEKSALKQNKEVLELAFSVLYDPDETLNFVAPNKYEYCIWTDGLCALLGREMGSDLTRSDLDTLISMEMKLRLLDLENITIPEAPPPVPKEPSSYNFTYNYS; this is translated from the exons ATGCCGCCCCCAGCTGACATTGTAAAGGTGGCTATTGAATGGCCCGGTGCCAATGCTCAGCTCATAGAGATGGACCAG AAAAGGCCTTTGTCCTCAATAATTCGGGAAGTATGTGATGG CTGGTCTTTGTCAGGCTCAGAGCAGTTTGCTCTGCGGTATGCTGATGGTCCTCAGCTTTATATCACTGAGCAG AGCCGTGGTGACATCAAGAATGGGACCATTCTTCGATTAGCAATTTCTCCT gGTCGTGCTGCTCGTCAGCTGCTGGAGAGGATCCAGTCTCATGGCATCGATGCTCGCCTCGAGGCTCTCAAAGAGCTCGCCAAGCTGTCTGCAGATCCAACCTTTGCCACAGAGTTTATCAACATGGAGGGAATTGGGACACTGGCTCGTCTAGTCGAGAGCGGCACCCA CTTTGGTGAAATGCTAGCCTTTACTCTCACTGCCTTCCTGGAGCTGATGGATCACGGCATTGTGTCTTGGGACCTTATCTCCCTCTCCTTCATCAAACAG ATCGCAGGCTACGTGAACCAGCCGATGGTGGACGTGTCCATCCTGCAGCGCTCCTTGGCCATCCTGGAGAGCATGGTCCTGAACAGCCACAGCCTCTACCATCGAGTGGCCCAGGAGATCACCGTGGGACAGCTCATCGGGCACCT GTCAAACCAGGAGATTCAGACCTACGCCATCGCCCTCATCAACGCTCTTTTCCTGAAGGCACCAGAGGACAGACGGCAG GAGGAGTATACTAACCCGCTGGAGCAGCACCTCACT GAAATGGCAAGCACTTTGGCTCAGAAACACCTGCGGTCCATCATCCTCAAT CACGTTATAAGAGGAAATCGACCAATCAAAGCAGAAATGGCACATCAGCTGTATGTTCTGCAGGTGCTGACCTTTAACCTTCTGGAAGAACGAATGATGACCAAAATGGATCCGAATGATCAG GCTCAGAGAGACATCATTTTTGAGCTACGTAGAATTGCCTTTGATGGAGAAAATGACCCCACTGGTACAGAGAAGAGAAAGGCCATGTACACCAAGGACTACAAGATGCTGGGCTTCACT aacCATGTGAACCCAGCCATGGACTTCACCCAGACTCCTCCAGGGATGCTGGCTCTGGACAACATGCTGTATCTGGCCAAGGTTCACCAGGACACGTACATCAGG ATTGTcctggaaaacagcagcagagaggataAGCATGAGTGTCCCTTTGGCCGCTGCGCCATTGAACTTACTCGAATGCTGTGTGAGATACTCCAGGTTGGAGAACTGC CTAATGAAGGCTGCAATGATTATCACCCCATGTTCTTCACTCATGACCGGGCATGGGAGGAGTTCTTCTGTGTCTGCATTCAGCTGCTCAATAAAACCTGGAAAGAGATGAGAGCCACAGCTGAAGACTTCAACAAG GTGATGCAGGTGGTTCGTGAGCAAATCACCAGAGCTCTGGCGATGAAGCCATCATCCATCGACCAGCTGAAGAATAAACTTCGAGGCCTCAACTATTCAGAGATTCTGCGTCTGCGACAGTCAGAACGAATGAGCCAGGATGACTTCCAGTCTCCACCAATCAT tgaGCTGCGGGAGAGAATTCAGCCTGAGATCTTGGAGCTCATCAAGCAACAGCGACTCAACCGTCTGTGTGAGGGAAGCTGCTTCCGTAAACTGGGGAACCGCCGAAGGCAAG AGAAGTTTTGGTTCTGCAGACTCTCTCTGAATCACAAAGTGCTGCACTACGGGGACTTGGATGAGTCACCTCAGGGTGAAGTGCCTTTTGAGCTACTCAGTGACAAGA TCCCCGTCTCAGATATCAAGTCTGTGGTGACAGGGAAAGACTGCCCTCATATGAAGGAGAAAAGTGctctaaaacaaaacaag GAGGTGCTGGAGTTGGCCTTCTCTGTCCTCTATGATCCCGATGAAACGCTCAATTTTGTTGCACCCAATAAATATGAG TATTGCATCTGGACTGATGGGCTGTGTGCGCTGCTGGGCAGGGAGATGGGCAGTGACCTGACACGCAGCGACCTAGATACTCTCATCAGCATGGAGATGAAGCTCCGCCTCCTCGACCTTGAAAACATCACGATTCCTGAAGCTCCACCTCCTGTGCCGAAGGAGCCTAGCTCGTATAACTTCACCTACAACTACAgctga
- the elmo2 gene encoding engulfment and cell motility protein 2 isoform X3, which yields MPPPADIVKVAIEWPGANAQLIEMDQKRPLSSIIREVCDGWSLSGSEQFALRYADGPQLYITEQSRGDIKNGTILRLAISPGRAARQLLERIQSHGIDARLEALKELAKLSADPTFATEFINMEGIGTLARLVESGTHFGEMLAFTLTAFLELMDHGIVSWDLISLSFIKQIAGYVNQPMVDVSILQRSLAILESMVLNSHSLYHRVAQEITVGQLIGHLQVSNQEIQTYAIALINALFLKAPEDRRQEMASTLAQKHLRSIILNHVIRGNRPIKAEMAHQLYVLQVLTFNLLEERMMTKMDPNDQAQRDIIFELRRIAFDGENDPTGTEKRKAMYTKDYKMLGFTNHVNPAMDFTQTPPGMLALDNMLYLAKVHQDTYIRIVLENSSREDKHECPFGRCAIELTRMLCEILQVGELPNEGCNDYHPMFFTHDRAWEEFFCVCIQLLNKTWKEMRATAEDFNKVMQVVREQITRALAMKPSSIDQLKNKLRGLNYSEILRLRQSERMSQDDFQSPPIIELRERIQPEILELIKQQRLNRLCEGSCFRKLGNRRRQEKFWFCRLSLNHKVLHYGDLDESPQGEVPFELLSDKIPVSDIKSVVTGKDCPHMKEKSALKQNKEVLELAFSVLYDPDETLNFVAPNKYEYCIWTDGLCALLGREMGSDLTRSDLDTLISMEMKLRLLDLENITIPEAPPPVPKEPSSYNFTYNYS from the exons ATGCCGCCCCCAGCTGACATTGTAAAGGTGGCTATTGAATGGCCCGGTGCCAATGCTCAGCTCATAGAGATGGACCAG AAAAGGCCTTTGTCCTCAATAATTCGGGAAGTATGTGATGG CTGGTCTTTGTCAGGCTCAGAGCAGTTTGCTCTGCGGTATGCTGATGGTCCTCAGCTTTATATCACTGAGCAG AGCCGTGGTGACATCAAGAATGGGACCATTCTTCGATTAGCAATTTCTCCT gGTCGTGCTGCTCGTCAGCTGCTGGAGAGGATCCAGTCTCATGGCATCGATGCTCGCCTCGAGGCTCTCAAAGAGCTCGCCAAGCTGTCTGCAGATCCAACCTTTGCCACAGAGTTTATCAACATGGAGGGAATTGGGACACTGGCTCGTCTAGTCGAGAGCGGCACCCA CTTTGGTGAAATGCTAGCCTTTACTCTCACTGCCTTCCTGGAGCTGATGGATCACGGCATTGTGTCTTGGGACCTTATCTCCCTCTCCTTCATCAAACAG ATCGCAGGCTACGTGAACCAGCCGATGGTGGACGTGTCCATCCTGCAGCGCTCCTTGGCCATCCTGGAGAGCATGGTCCTGAACAGCCACAGCCTCTACCATCGAGTGGCCCAGGAGATCACCGTGGGACAGCTCATCGGGCACCTGCAAgt GTCAAACCAGGAGATTCAGACCTACGCCATCGCCCTCATCAACGCTCTTTTCCTGAAGGCACCAGAGGACAGACGGCAG GAAATGGCAAGCACTTTGGCTCAGAAACACCTGCGGTCCATCATCCTCAAT CACGTTATAAGAGGAAATCGACCAATCAAAGCAGAAATGGCACATCAGCTGTATGTTCTGCAGGTGCTGACCTTTAACCTTCTGGAAGAACGAATGATGACCAAAATGGATCCGAATGATCAG GCTCAGAGAGACATCATTTTTGAGCTACGTAGAATTGCCTTTGATGGAGAAAATGACCCCACTGGTACAGAGAAGAGAAAGGCCATGTACACCAAGGACTACAAGATGCTGGGCTTCACT aacCATGTGAACCCAGCCATGGACTTCACCCAGACTCCTCCAGGGATGCTGGCTCTGGACAACATGCTGTATCTGGCCAAGGTTCACCAGGACACGTACATCAGG ATTGTcctggaaaacagcagcagagaggataAGCATGAGTGTCCCTTTGGCCGCTGCGCCATTGAACTTACTCGAATGCTGTGTGAGATACTCCAGGTTGGAGAACTGC CTAATGAAGGCTGCAATGATTATCACCCCATGTTCTTCACTCATGACCGGGCATGGGAGGAGTTCTTCTGTGTCTGCATTCAGCTGCTCAATAAAACCTGGAAAGAGATGAGAGCCACAGCTGAAGACTTCAACAAG GTGATGCAGGTGGTTCGTGAGCAAATCACCAGAGCTCTGGCGATGAAGCCATCATCCATCGACCAGCTGAAGAATAAACTTCGAGGCCTCAACTATTCAGAGATTCTGCGTCTGCGACAGTCAGAACGAATGAGCCAGGATGACTTCCAGTCTCCACCAATCAT tgaGCTGCGGGAGAGAATTCAGCCTGAGATCTTGGAGCTCATCAAGCAACAGCGACTCAACCGTCTGTGTGAGGGAAGCTGCTTCCGTAAACTGGGGAACCGCCGAAGGCAAG AGAAGTTTTGGTTCTGCAGACTCTCTCTGAATCACAAAGTGCTGCACTACGGGGACTTGGATGAGTCACCTCAGGGTGAAGTGCCTTTTGAGCTACTCAGTGACAAGA TCCCCGTCTCAGATATCAAGTCTGTGGTGACAGGGAAAGACTGCCCTCATATGAAGGAGAAAAGTGctctaaaacaaaacaag GAGGTGCTGGAGTTGGCCTTCTCTGTCCTCTATGATCCCGATGAAACGCTCAATTTTGTTGCACCCAATAAATATGAG TATTGCATCTGGACTGATGGGCTGTGTGCGCTGCTGGGCAGGGAGATGGGCAGTGACCTGACACGCAGCGACCTAGATACTCTCATCAGCATGGAGATGAAGCTCCGCCTCCTCGACCTTGAAAACATCACGATTCCTGAAGCTCCACCTCCTGTGCCGAAGGAGCCTAGCTCGTATAACTTCACCTACAACTACAgctga
- the elmo2 gene encoding engulfment and cell motility protein 2 isoform X4, translating to MPPPADIVKVAIEWPGANAQLIEMDQKRPLSSIIREVCDGWSLSGSEQFALRYADGPQLYITEQSRGDIKNGTILRLAISPGRAARQLLERIQSHGIDARLEALKELAKLSADPTFATEFINMEGIGTLARLVESGTHFGEMLAFTLTAFLELMDHGIVSWDLISLSFIKQIAGYVNQPMVDVSILQRSLAILESMVLNSHSLYHRVAQEITVGQLIGHLSNQEIQTYAIALINALFLKAPEDRRQEMASTLAQKHLRSIILNHVIRGNRPIKAEMAHQLYVLQVLTFNLLEERMMTKMDPNDQAQRDIIFELRRIAFDGENDPTGTEKRKAMYTKDYKMLGFTNHVNPAMDFTQTPPGMLALDNMLYLAKVHQDTYIRIVLENSSREDKHECPFGRCAIELTRMLCEILQVGELPNEGCNDYHPMFFTHDRAWEEFFCVCIQLLNKTWKEMRATAEDFNKVMQVVREQITRALAMKPSSIDQLKNKLRGLNYSEILRLRQSERMSQDDFQSPPIIELRERIQPEILELIKQQRLNRLCEGSCFRKLGNRRRQEKFWFCRLSLNHKVLHYGDLDESPQGEVPFELLSDKIPVSDIKSVVTGKDCPHMKEKSALKQNKEVLELAFSVLYDPDETLNFVAPNKYEYCIWTDGLCALLGREMGSDLTRSDLDTLISMEMKLRLLDLENITIPEAPPPVPKEPSSYNFTYNYS from the exons ATGCCGCCCCCAGCTGACATTGTAAAGGTGGCTATTGAATGGCCCGGTGCCAATGCTCAGCTCATAGAGATGGACCAG AAAAGGCCTTTGTCCTCAATAATTCGGGAAGTATGTGATGG CTGGTCTTTGTCAGGCTCAGAGCAGTTTGCTCTGCGGTATGCTGATGGTCCTCAGCTTTATATCACTGAGCAG AGCCGTGGTGACATCAAGAATGGGACCATTCTTCGATTAGCAATTTCTCCT gGTCGTGCTGCTCGTCAGCTGCTGGAGAGGATCCAGTCTCATGGCATCGATGCTCGCCTCGAGGCTCTCAAAGAGCTCGCCAAGCTGTCTGCAGATCCAACCTTTGCCACAGAGTTTATCAACATGGAGGGAATTGGGACACTGGCTCGTCTAGTCGAGAGCGGCACCCA CTTTGGTGAAATGCTAGCCTTTACTCTCACTGCCTTCCTGGAGCTGATGGATCACGGCATTGTGTCTTGGGACCTTATCTCCCTCTCCTTCATCAAACAG ATCGCAGGCTACGTGAACCAGCCGATGGTGGACGTGTCCATCCTGCAGCGCTCCTTGGCCATCCTGGAGAGCATGGTCCTGAACAGCCACAGCCTCTACCATCGAGTGGCCCAGGAGATCACCGTGGGACAGCTCATCGGGCACCT GTCAAACCAGGAGATTCAGACCTACGCCATCGCCCTCATCAACGCTCTTTTCCTGAAGGCACCAGAGGACAGACGGCAG GAAATGGCAAGCACTTTGGCTCAGAAACACCTGCGGTCCATCATCCTCAAT CACGTTATAAGAGGAAATCGACCAATCAAAGCAGAAATGGCACATCAGCTGTATGTTCTGCAGGTGCTGACCTTTAACCTTCTGGAAGAACGAATGATGACCAAAATGGATCCGAATGATCAG GCTCAGAGAGACATCATTTTTGAGCTACGTAGAATTGCCTTTGATGGAGAAAATGACCCCACTGGTACAGAGAAGAGAAAGGCCATGTACACCAAGGACTACAAGATGCTGGGCTTCACT aacCATGTGAACCCAGCCATGGACTTCACCCAGACTCCTCCAGGGATGCTGGCTCTGGACAACATGCTGTATCTGGCCAAGGTTCACCAGGACACGTACATCAGG ATTGTcctggaaaacagcagcagagaggataAGCATGAGTGTCCCTTTGGCCGCTGCGCCATTGAACTTACTCGAATGCTGTGTGAGATACTCCAGGTTGGAGAACTGC CTAATGAAGGCTGCAATGATTATCACCCCATGTTCTTCACTCATGACCGGGCATGGGAGGAGTTCTTCTGTGTCTGCATTCAGCTGCTCAATAAAACCTGGAAAGAGATGAGAGCCACAGCTGAAGACTTCAACAAG GTGATGCAGGTGGTTCGTGAGCAAATCACCAGAGCTCTGGCGATGAAGCCATCATCCATCGACCAGCTGAAGAATAAACTTCGAGGCCTCAACTATTCAGAGATTCTGCGTCTGCGACAGTCAGAACGAATGAGCCAGGATGACTTCCAGTCTCCACCAATCAT tgaGCTGCGGGAGAGAATTCAGCCTGAGATCTTGGAGCTCATCAAGCAACAGCGACTCAACCGTCTGTGTGAGGGAAGCTGCTTCCGTAAACTGGGGAACCGCCGAAGGCAAG AGAAGTTTTGGTTCTGCAGACTCTCTCTGAATCACAAAGTGCTGCACTACGGGGACTTGGATGAGTCACCTCAGGGTGAAGTGCCTTTTGAGCTACTCAGTGACAAGA TCCCCGTCTCAGATATCAAGTCTGTGGTGACAGGGAAAGACTGCCCTCATATGAAGGAGAAAAGTGctctaaaacaaaacaag GAGGTGCTGGAGTTGGCCTTCTCTGTCCTCTATGATCCCGATGAAACGCTCAATTTTGTTGCACCCAATAAATATGAG TATTGCATCTGGACTGATGGGCTGTGTGCGCTGCTGGGCAGGGAGATGGGCAGTGACCTGACACGCAGCGACCTAGATACTCTCATCAGCATGGAGATGAAGCTCCGCCTCCTCGACCTTGAAAACATCACGATTCCTGAAGCTCCACCTCCTGTGCCGAAGGAGCCTAGCTCGTATAACTTCACCTACAACTACAgctga